Genomic segment of Coregonus clupeaformis isolate EN_2021a chromosome 34, ASM2061545v1, whole genome shotgun sequence:
gagagaacagtctatgactagggtggctggagtctttgacaattttgagggccttcctctgacaccacctggtatagaggtcctggatggcagggtgtactgggccgtacacactaccctctgtagtgccttgcggtcggaggccgcgcagttgccataccaggtggtgatgcaaccagtcaggatgctctcgatggtgcagctgtagaattttttgaggatctgaggacccatgtcaaatcttttcagtctcctgagggggaataggctttgtcgtgccctcttcacgactgtcttggtgtgtttggaccatgatagttcattggtgatgtggacaccaaggaacttgaagctctcaacctgttccactacagccccgtcgatgagaatgggggcgtgctcaatcctcttttttttcctgtagtccacaatcatctcctttgtcttggtcacgttgagggagaggttgttatcctggcaccacacggccaggtctctgacctcctccctataggctgttacatcgttgtcggtgatcaggcctaccactgttgtgtcgtcggcaaacttaatgatggtgttggagtcgtgcctggccatgcagtcatgggtgtacagggagtacaggaggggactgagcacgcacccctgaggggcccccatgttgaggatcagtgtggtagatgtgttgttacctacctttactacctgggggcggcccgtcagaaagtccaggatccagatgcagagggaggtgtttagtcccaggatccctagcttagtgatgagctttgagggcactatggtgttgaatgctgagctgtagtcaatgaatagcattctcacgtaggtgttcctcttgtccaggtgggaaagggcagtgtggagtgcaatagagattgcatcatctgtggatctgttggggctgtatgcaaattggagtgggtctagggtttctgggataatggtgttgatgtgagccatgaccagcctttcaaagcacttcatggctactgacgtcagtgctatgggtcggtagtcatttaggcaggttatcttagtgtccttgggcacagggactatggtggtctgcttgaaacatgttggtattacagactcagtcagggacatgttgaaaatgtcagtgaagacacttgccagttggtcagcacatgctcggagtacatgtcctggtaatccatctggccctgtggccttgtgaatgttgacctgcctaaaagtcttactcacatcggctacagagagcgtgatcagaTAGTCATCcgtaacagctggtgctctcatgcatgcttcagtgttgcttgcctcaaagcgagcatagaagtggtttagctcgtctggaagtcttgtgtcactgggcagctcgcggctgtgcttccctttgtagtctgtaatagttttcaagccctgccacatccgacgagcgtcagagccggtgtagtacgattcaatcttagtcctgtattgactctttgcctgtttgatggttcgtcggagggcatagcgggatttcttataagcgtccgggttagagtcccgctccttgaaagcggcagctctaccctttagctcagtgtggatgttgcctgtaatccatggcttctggttggggtatgtacgtacggtcactgtggggacgacatcatcgatgcacttattgatgaagccagtgattgatgtggtgtactcctcaatgctatctgaagaatcccggaacatgttcaagtctgtgctagcaaaacagtcctgtagcttagcatctgcgtcatctgaccacttccttattaaccgagtcactggtgcttcctgctttagtttttgcttataaatcaggaggatagagttatggtcagatttgccaaatggagggcgagggagagctttgtatgcgtctctgtgtgtggagtaaaggtggtctagagtttcttttcctctggttgcacatttaacatgctggtagaaatgaggtataacggatttaagtttccctgcattaagtccccggccactaggagcgctgcctctggatgagcgttttcctgttcacttatggccttatacagctcattaagtgcaatcttaatgccagcattggtttgtggtggtaaatagacagctatgaaaaatatagatgaaaactctcttggtaagtagtgtggtctacagcttatcataagatactctacctcaggcgagcaaaaccttgagacttccttagtatttgattttgtgcaccagctgttgtttacaaatatacacagaccaccaccctaaccctaaccctaaccctttgtaaccctaaccctaaccctaatcttaggtcatccaatttattctcaaatgattgaacattggctaattggattgatggaagaggcagtttactcactcgccgtcggatccttacaaggcaccccgacctacgtccacgatatctctgtctctttctcatgcgaatgacggggatttgggccttgtcgggtgtctgtaggatatccttcgcgtccgacttgttgaagaaaaaatcttcgtccaatacgaagtgagtaatcgctgtccagaagctctttttggttataagagacgatggcagaaacattatgtacagaataaattacaaataatgcgaaaaaacacacataatagtacaattggttagagggctgtaaaacggcagccatcttctctggcgcCATTCTCATCTCTGGAGCCATGTAGATATAGAAAACTAGATCCCTAACCTTGCATGGTTTTGGAGTGTGGTTTAATATTATTGGTGTCTTTCACATGTATCCCAGATAAAAGCACGAAAGGCTTTGCTAATCAATCATCTGTCAACATACAGATAGCAGTCAGCTAGTACATATCTGAATCCCCACTGAGTCGCTGTCCTTCTCTTCCTTTGTCAATATGCTTTGATTTCACATGCACAAAGGAATGAATGATTCTCTATTTCAACGGAGGAGGTTTTCTGATGCCAGGAggatgcgtgtgtgcgtgtgcgtgtgtgtatgtaggtGTGTGATGAGTAACCTTTCCTGAGACCATAAAACTTGCATTAGCTCCTTGCACTAATACCTATAGACTTCAGCTCAGCGGTCTAACCCAGTctttgtgtaatgtgtgtgttccAGACAGTATGCCAGCGGAGCCGGGCCAGTCCCAGGCAGATGTTGTGAACTCTAACTGTGCTATCTGTGGAGACAAGGCTACAGGGAAACACTATGGAGCCTCCAGCTGTGACGGATGTAAAGGCTTCTTCAGACGCTCCATACGCAAGAACCATGTCTACTCCTGCAGGTaggggagtgtgtgtttgtgtttccagcCTATAGCTGCAGCTACCAGAGCCTATGTCTAACATTACACTCCTGCAggtacagtacactcttagaaaaaaaggtgctatctagaacctaaaagggttcttctgaaccctttttggtgcccGGTAGTACCTtttggggttccatgtagaactctttccacagagggttctacatggaacccagaagggttctacatggaacccaaagaggttctatctggaaccaaaaagggtgctcctatggggacagccgaagaacccttttggaacccttttttctaagagtgtagtcatATTGCAACGAACAGAACTACAAGGTAGGCCCATAGAGTTACGATATTGACAGTAatcctgtgtgtgtatctgtctgtgtgtctccaggtttaACCGTCAGTGTGTGGTGGACAAGGACAAGAGGAACCAGTGTCGGTTTTGCAGACTCCACAAGTGTTTCAGAGCTGGCATGAAGAAAGAAGGTCGGCCACATCAAACCAGTACCATCAGTACTACTGAATACCAATAGAATATGGCATTCATCTCCATccatgtgcaggcttttgttccagcccagcactagctCTGTACTCACAAATTAAACAAATAAAACAGTCAGTGTGAGGAGGGTATCagggctgggaggctgggaggctgggaggctgggaggctgaaaCTAGGTCTGCCATAAACCAAACATGATTATTCGGAGAACACTGTGTTTATGAGGGATATCAGAAaagaattgtgtgtgtgtttatgggccCTATAACCTTGGCAGAGAGCTTTATGACACCCAATCATGTGCCTTTTCAGACATGTTGTTCAGGGATACTATTGGTTAACTTTTGACTTCACCTCTCTACACAGCCTGTTCTCCTGCATAGTTTGGTCTGAACTAGAAGTCAGCTATTcaaaattattattatgataTTGTAGCAAATTCCAGGGATAGGCAAACTGGGACTTGAATCTATGTGTTTCTCAGTCCTACACCTTAGATTCTGGAAATGGTAACATGGTAATGTCATACTAATATCTCtgatctgatgtgtgtgtgtgtgatggtggatGTGTGTGTATTTCAGCGGTACAGAATGAGAGAGATCGTATCAGCTCCAGAAGAAACATTCAGGACAATCAGGATCTCCCACCTATCACTCTTCTGGCCCAGGCAGAGTCACTGTCtcaacaggtaacacacacacacacacacacacacacacacacacacacacacacacacacgtgcacacacatgtacacacacatcatcatcatcagtgttTCCAATCATCTGCATGACTACTcattctctctccccactctagATCAGTGTGTCCAGTCCCAGTGGTGCAGTAGATGCATCGGAACAGAAGTCGGCTGGTGTGGGTGATGTCTGTGACTCCATGAGACAACAGCTGTTAGTGCTGGTGGAATGGGCCAAATACATCCCTGCCTTCGGTGAGCTGCCCCTGGACGACCAGGTAACAACCTGACTTGTCTGGACCTATATGACCACCTAGTAGTGACTGGAACTGAAACAAAACAGTGGTTACCAAAGTTTTGCCATGACTCAACTAAAGCCTTTTGAATGTGCGTGTGACCTTCCAGAAACACAAAGTAATGTTTCTAGCTTTAGTCCGTAGCTAATGGTTTAGAGTCAAATGAGTCTCGAGCTGAGATATGTTTGTAGCCTGTGTTTGGTCACTCATGTCATTGTttctcaccctgtgtgtgtctgtgtgtgtgtatcgtgtgtctgtgtgtgtgtatcgtgtgtctgtgtgtgtgtgtatcgtgtgtctgtgtgtgtgttttgtgtgtctgtttgtgtgtgtgtgtatcgtgtgtctgtgtgtgtgttttgtgtgtctgtttgtgtgtgtgtgtgtgtttgtcaaggtGAGTCTGCTCAGGGCTCACGCAGGGGAACACCTTCTACTAGGGGTCGCCAAGAGGTCAATGCCTTATAAGGACTTCCTGCTTCTTGGTAAGAACTGACCAATCACCTCTCACCTTTATCCCTCAGTAACACCCAATCAGAACCTGCCATACTGCCGTGCTAAGCTTGATTTAAAGCTGACATATCAAGGTTAACAGGTCGGTTACCCTGTAAGACTGTTATACAACCAGATAATCATTGACTCAAGTCTTTGGAGGCCTCTGACTTAAACACGTTTTATCAGAAAGAAAGACATGGAAGACACTTTTCTTGGATCGCCCCTACAGATGATTTGTAGATGGTAAAACTATCAAAATAATGAATAAGTAAATGGTGATTGTAAGTGACATGCTTCAAGTACATTCAccaacatacacacagacacaggcactaacacatacatacacacacgcacacatacatccCCCGCAACACGTGGAGAaacacacactcaacccccctacCCCTCTCCCAAAACACACATTTACCTTCACCTCCCCCTGCTCCCTCTCTAGGTAATGGGTGTGTGATCCATGGTAGCAGTGCAGAGCCGGAGATCAGTCGTGTAGCTAACCGTGTTCTAGATGAGCTGGTCCTGCCCTTCCAGGAGATCCAGATAGATGACAATGAGTATGCTGCTCTCAAGGCCATTGTCTTCTTTGACCCTGGTAAGCACGTTAACAACCACGATTCAGGCAGCCTTCCACTTTTACACACCCATATACCACACAATAGCTTCTGTATTCAACAAAACAAAGTTGATTTGAATGGTTTTGTTAATCATTGACATGTGACTGTTCTCTGTTCCCTCCGTTTCAGCAGACGGCAAAAGCCTGCACGCATTCATTTCATATCATTCACgcatcctttctctccctccatcccttcatctttccatccctccttctctccagatGCCAAGTCTCTGCGTGACCCGTCTAAGATCAAGGCGATGCGTCTACAGGTCCAGATGAGTCTAGAGGACTATATTAATGACCGTCAGTATGACTCCAGAGGGAGGTTTGGagagctgctgctactgctgcctaCTCTACAGTCCATCACCTGGCAGATGATAGAACAACTGCAGTTTGTTAAACTCTGTGGTCTGGCCAAGATAGACAACCTTCTGCACGAGATGCTGCTGGGAGGTGAGTCTGTGTATTGTAACATAACATCAATAATATTAATAAGCAATATAGATGTTATGACGCTACTTGGAGGTGGGTAGTAGAGTGTACATTAACGGTTTTCCTTTGTCCTGATTGGCTGGCTTGTCTTTTAATCTCCAGGTCTGGCGTCAGAGCCCACCCAACTGCACCACCCAGGCCACACCCAGTTAGCCCAGGACCCTctgactggacacacactggtcaTCAGCACTATGCCCgctacacacactactcagaTAGGTAagatacacacacgtacacacacacaagcatgcatgcaGTTGTAGGTAAGATTCATGAGCATTCACAGGCAAGCATTCATTATATTCCACCATGACTGCTCCATATTACTCTTTCTGTCCCTCTGGTGTGaggctcatctctctctctctctctctctgactcccccctctctcgctcccttctcccccctctctccctcccttctcccccctctccctcccttctctctctctctctgcagagtcTCCAGACACTCCTATCCCGTCTCCTCCTCAGGTTGCAGAGATGTACAAGTCCTCTCCTagcccctccctcctcctggcTCCACCCCTCCCACACAGACTTACCGCCGAATCATCCCTCTGAGTGTACAGCACCCGCCCCCACCACCgaataacaaaacaaataaaacatacTGTTTGTCCTCCATGAATGCAGCCAAAAGAGCAGAAAGCCTTTTCTATGGGCCAAATCCGAATTTGAGATCTACATGTGTAACTTGTAAATAAAAAAACTTAAGTTTGGACCTCAAGTTTGCATTCTGCCCTATGTTtgtaaatatgtaaaatgttCAATGTTTCCTCCCATATTCAGTTCCATAGGTTTTTACTCCAGTTCAGTAGTCTTGAAGTTGAATAATCTGTGTAAATTGTAGCATCTTTATAAATCATTAGAATATTCCTAAACTCAGAGCCTCTCTTATCGTGGTGTAAATGTGAGTGTATTTGAGCTTTCCCTAGGCTCATCATTGAATATGGAGCAAGAGATTTGCTAATCATCATGtatgttatatacagtatgtgttactCAAAGTGCACTTATTAGTAGTGGACTGTGTCCGGAACACATGATTGTCTGTTAATATTAATGCTCACGTGTTGCCATGTTGCTTGTGGTGTGGTGCTTTACAAATACACAAACTGGAGTATACTGTATTTGTCAATAATATAATTTACCGTACATTTAGTTCCTAATCAACTTTTCGGTGGCTTTCAGTATTTTGAGATTACTGTTATAATATGAAATTATATGAAAATTGGAAAATCTGATGGAAATTAAAttgtttgtatgtgaaaacaatTATATTGACCTTCTAAACTGTCAAATACTGTATACAAATTAGATAATGTAAGCTATATTTTGTAACTGTATATTGTGATAAAAACAGAACACTATTTTTTTATGAATTGTAGCCTAAGCTACATGTTGCATTTGTACGCTCTTGCATGAACATGGACATAGTTATGATAAAATGCACACACGGCCTAATCTGTTGCCCAACAAAAGGGAAAAATAAGGGGGGAAAGGGTACTGGCACCCCCATGTGGTTGAAATAGAAATAACaattcagaatcagaatcacctttatttgcCAAGTGTTCACACCAGAGGAGGCAGGTTTGTACGTGTGTTgttaattttggcccattcctcctgacagaactggtgtaactgagtcaggtttgtaggcctccttgcttgcacaagctttttcagttctgcccacataacgatggtcattatggtcaaacagttctatttttgtttcatcagaccagacatttctccaaaaagtaagatctttgtccccatgtgcagttgcaaaccgtagtctggcttttctatggcggttttggagcagtcgcttcttccttgctcagcggcctttcaggttatgtcgatataggactcgttttactgtggatatagatacttttgtacctgtttcctccagcatcttcacaaggtcctttgctgttgttttgggattgattttcacttttcgcaccaaagtacgttcatctctaggagacagaacgcgtctccctcctgagcggtgtgacggctgcgtggtcccatggtgtttatacttgcgtactattgtttgtacagatgaacgtggtaccttcaggcatttggaaattgctcccaaggatgaatcagatttgtggaggtctacaatgtttttttctgaggtcttggctgatttcttttgaaatctctgaagctggagacacttctctccctcactaactttaagcatcagttgtcagagcaccttaccgatcactgcacctgtacacagcccatctgaaattagcccgcccaactacctcatccctatattgttatttattttgctcatttgtaccccagtatctctatttgcacatcatctcttgcacatctatcattccagtgttaatactaattgtaattattttgcactatagcctattttattgccttacctccataacttgctaaatttgcacacactgtatattatatgtatttctgttgtatttttgactttgttttgttttaccccatatgtaactcagtgttgttgtttttatcgcactgctttgctttatcttggccaggtcgcagttgtaaatgagaacttgttctcaactggtttaccaggttaaataaaggtgaaaaaaaaaaaatttgactcaaattatgtcaattagcctatcagaggcttctaaggccatgacatcattttctggaattttccaagctctttaaaggcacagtcaacttagtgtatgtaaacttctgaaccactggaattgtgatacagtgaattataagtgaaataatctgtctgtaaacaattgttggaaaaattacttgtcatgcacaaagtagatgtcctaatcgacttgccaaaactatagtttgttaacaagatatttgtggagcggttgaaaaacgagttttaatgactccaacctaagtgtatgtaaactcacacccgtcgctatggccgggccatagggggccgggcccgcccccaaaaatgcttgtgccccccccacttgagggaatgtattattaaatatacgtactgtaggctaataataattgtgccctgccctcccatgtatttcatatgccccccttaagactgaggtctggcgacgggtctgtgtaaacttccgacttcaactgtgtatatatatatatatatatatatatatatatatatatatatatacagtggggagaacaagtatttgatacactgccgattttgcaggttttcctacttacaaagcatgtagaggtctgtaatttttatcataggtacacttcaactgtgagagacggaatctaaaacaaaaatctagaaaatcacattgtatgatttttaagtaattaatttgcattttattgcatgacataagtatttgatacatcagaaaagcagaacttaatatttggtacagaaacctttgtttgctattacagagatcatacgtttcctgtaggtcttgaccaggtttgcacacactgcagcagggattttggcccactcctccatacagaccttctccagatccttcaggtttcggggctgtcgctgggcaatacggactttcagctccctccaaagatgttctattgggttcaggtctggagactggctatgccactccaggaccttgagatgcttcttacggagccactccttagttgccctggctgtgtgtttcgggtcgttgtcatgctggaagacccagccaccacccatcttcaatgctcttactgagggaaggaggttgctgGCCacgatctcgcgatacatggccccatccatcctcccctcaatacggtgcagtcgtcctgtcccctttgcagaaaagcatccccaaagaatgatgtttccacctccatgcttcacggttgggatggtgttcttggggttgtactcatccttcttcttcctccaaacacggcaagtggagtttagaccaaaaagctctatttttgtctcattagaccacatgaccttctcccattcctcttctggatcatccagatggtcattggcaaacttcagacgggcctggacatgcgctggcttgatcagggggaccttgtgtgcgctgcaggattttaatccatgacggcgtactgtcttactaatggttttctttgagactgtgttcccagatctcttcaggtcattgaccaggtcctgccgtgtagttctgggctgatccctcaccttcctcatgatcattgatgccccacgaggtgagatcttgcatggagccccagaccgagggtgattgaccgtcatcttgaacttcttccattttctaataattgcgccaacagttgttgccttctcaccaagctgcttgcctattgtcctgtagcccatcccagccttgtgcaggtctacaattttatccctgatgtccttacacagctctctggtcttggccattgtggagaggttggagtctgtttgattgagtgtgtggacaggtgtcttttatacaggtaacgagttcaaacaggtgcagttaatacaggtaatgaatggagaacaggagggcttcttaaagaaaaactaacaggtctgtgagagccggaattcttactggttggtaggtgatcaaatacttatgtcatgcaataaaatgcaaattaattacttaaaaatcatacaatgtgattttctggatttttgcatgacattccgtctctcacagttgaagtgtacctatgataaaaattacagacctctacatgctttgtaagtaggaaaacctgcaaaatcggcagtgtatcaaatacttgttctctccactgtatatgcTCCATCCACTTTCTTATGGGAGTGCAATCACTAGATGGCCAAGGTGTCAATATGGTCAGAGTTGATGAGAAAGTATATGAGGCGTTAACCGAGTGTTCTAAATGATATAGAGAGGTTCCATATTCCAGATGTTTCATGACCTTTCACCTGACCACTCATgtcactgttctgttctgtggtgTGCATCCATGGCTGTATTGCTCTGGGATATGTGGTGTGCGTCTATGGCTGTAATGGTGTGGGATATGTGGTGTGCGTCTATGGCTGTAATGGTGTGGGATATGTGGTGTGTGTCTATGGCTGTAATGGTGTGGGATATGTGGTGTGTGTCTATGGCTGTAATGGTGTGGGATATGTGGTGTGTGTCTATGGCTGTAATGGTGTGGGATATGTGGTGTGTGTCTATGGCTGTAATGCTCTGGGATATGCTCATATGTTTGTTGACATGAGTAGAGTGAAAGTTGATGCCAGCTGATGCTCAATTTGGCCCCTCATCTAAAAGAAAATGAGAAAACACAACCATAGTGTATACATAATGTACctccacatatacagtaccagtcaaaagtttggacacacctactcattcaagagtatttctttattttttaaaatgttttacattgtagaataatagtgaagacatcaaaactatgaaatagcacgtatggaatcatgtagtaaccaaaaaaagtgttaaacaaatctaactatattttatatttgagattctttgaaCACTCTtcgtattctctcaaccagcttcacctggaatgcttttccaacagtcttgaaggagttcccacatatgctgagcacttgttggctgcttttccttcactctggcttccgactcatcccaa
This window contains:
- the hnf4g gene encoding hepatocyte nuclear factor 4-gamma isoform X2, translated to MPAEPGQSQADVVNSNCAICGDKATGKHYGASSCDGCKGFFRRSIRKNHVYSCRFNRQCVVDKDKRNQCRFCRLHKCFRAGMKKEAVQNERDRISSRRNIQDNQDLPPITLLAQAESLSQQISVSSPSGAVDASEQKSAGVGDVCDSMRQQLLVLVEWAKYIPAFGELPLDDQVSLLRAHAGEHLLLGVAKRSMPYKDFLLLGNGCVIHGSSAEPEISRVANRVLDELVLPFQEIQIDDNEYAALKAIVFFDPDAKSLRDPSKIKAMRLQVQMSLEDYINDRQYDSRGRFGELLLLLPTLQSITWQMIEQLQFVKLCGLAKIDNLLHEMLLGGLASEPTQLHHPGHTQLAQDPLTGHTLVISTMPATHTTQIESPDTPIPSPPQVAEMYKSSPSPSLLLAPPLPHRLTAESSL
- the hnf4g gene encoding hepatocyte nuclear factor 4-gamma isoform X1, translating into MKYPSVSVSNSLLDMDVANYSEGLDPTYSTLGFDHADVLYGGGDSMPAEPGQSQADVVNSNCAICGDKATGKHYGASSCDGCKGFFRRSIRKNHVYSCRFNRQCVVDKDKRNQCRFCRLHKCFRAGMKKEAVQNERDRISSRRNIQDNQDLPPITLLAQAESLSQQISVSSPSGAVDASEQKSAGVGDVCDSMRQQLLVLVEWAKYIPAFGELPLDDQVSLLRAHAGEHLLLGVAKRSMPYKDFLLLGNGCVIHGSSAEPEISRVANRVLDELVLPFQEIQIDDNEYAALKAIVFFDPDAKSLRDPSKIKAMRLQVQMSLEDYINDRQYDSRGRFGELLLLLPTLQSITWQMIEQLQFVKLCGLAKIDNLLHEMLLGGLASEPTQLHHPGHTQLAQDPLTGHTLVISTMPATHTTQIESPDTPIPSPPQVAEMYKSSPSPSLLLAPPLPHRLTAESSL